From the Alphaproteobacteria bacterium genome, one window contains:
- the rplE gene encoding 50S ribosomal protein L5 yields MVRLRKKYNDEIKQALIKEFSYKNSMQVPKLEKIVINMGVGEAARDSKKIDSAVSDLTLISGQKPQVTKAKKSIAAFKLREGMNLGCKVTLRGDRMFEFLDRLVTIALPRVRDFRGLSDKSFDGRGNYALGLKEQIVFPEINYDKIDKVRGMDIIIVTSAKTNAEAKSLLVAFDVPIIKR; encoded by the coding sequence ATGGTCCGTTTAAGAAAAAAATATAATGACGAAATTAAGCAAGCTCTTATAAAAGAGTTTTCTTATAAAAATTCGATGCAAGTGCCAAAACTTGAAAAAATTGTTATTAATATGGGTGTTGGCGAAGCTGCACGTGATTCTAAAAAAATTGATTCAGCCGTATCTGATTTAACGTTGATTTCTGGTCAAAAGCCGCAAGTAACGAAAGCAAAAAAATCTATTGCTGCTTTCAAGCTTCGTGAAGGCATGAATCTTGGTTGCAAAGTTACTTTGCGTGGCGATCGGATGTTTGAATTTCTAGATCGTCTTGTGACTATCGCTTTACCTCGTGTACGCGATTTCAGAGGTCTCTCTGATAAAAGCTTCGATGGTCGTGGTAATTATGCGCTTGGTTTAAAAGAGCAAATCGTTTTCCCGGAAATCAATTACGATAAAATTGATAAAGTACGTGGAATGGATATTATTATCGTTACGAGTGCAAAAACAAATGCTGAAGCAAAATCTTTGCTCGTCGCATTTGATGTGCCAATCATTAAAAGGTAA
- the rpsS gene encoding 30S ribosomal protein S19 translates to MARSIWKGPFVDGFLIKKAEAVKDSGRKEIIKTWSRRSTIIPQFVGVTFGVYNGKKFIPVYVTEHMIGHKLGEFSATRTYYGHTADKKAKRG, encoded by the coding sequence ATGGCTCGTTCAATTTGGAAAGGACCTTTTGTCGACGGATTCTTAATTAAAAAAGCTGAGGCTGTTAAGGATTCTGGACGAAAGGAAATTATTAAAACTTGGTCACGCAGATCAACAATTATTCCGCAATTTGTTGGCGTTACCTTTGGTGTTTATAACGGTAAAAAATTTATTCCTGTATATGTGACTGAACATATGATTGGACATAAATTGGGTGAATTTTCAGCAACCCGTACCTATTATGGTCATACTGCTGACAAGAAAGCGAAGAGAGGCTAA
- the rplX gene encoding 50S ribosomal protein L24, whose product MKIKRGDDVVVIAGKDKGKTGKVREVFPKESRVKVEGINIVKKHKKPTQLDAGGIVDKELSIHVSNVAHIDPESQKPTRIGYKLVDGKKSRFAKASGSLIDR is encoded by the coding sequence ATGAAAATAAAGCGTGGTGACGACGTTGTTGTCATCGCAGGAAAAGACAAGGGTAAAACTGGGAAAGTACGTGAAGTATTCCCAAAAGAATCCCGTGTGAAGGTTGAAGGCATCAATATTGTCAAGAAACATAAAAAACCAACGCAATTAGACGCGGGTGGGATTGTTGACAAAGAGCTTTCAATTCATGTATCTAATGTAGCACATATAGATCCAGAATCCCAAAAACCTACGCGCATTGGTTATAAGTTAGTTGATGGTAAAAAATCTCGCTTTGCTAAAGCAAGTGGATCTCTTATTGATAGGTAA
- the rplB gene encoding 50S ribosomal protein L2 translates to MALKSFKPTTPSTRQLVIVDRSELWKGKPERTLTEGLNKKAGRNNSGRITVWHQGGGHKRRYRLIDFKRTKWDMSATVERIEYDPNRTAFIALIKYEDGELAYILAPQRLSAGDKVIAGNKVDVKPGNAMPLKSMPVGTIIHNIEMKPGKGGQLARSAGTYAQLAGRDGANAQIKLTSGELRLISSDCIASVGAVSNPDQKNINLGKAGRSRWLGRRPVVRGVAMNPIDHPHGGGEGKTSGGRHPVTPWGKSTKGKRTRNNKRTDAFIIRRRYQS, encoded by the coding sequence ATGGCACTTAAAAGTTTTAAACCAACAACGCCTTCAACACGACAACTTGTTATAGTTGATCGTAGTGAGCTCTGGAAAGGGAAACCTGAAAGGACACTCACGGAAGGTTTAAACAAAAAAGCAGGTCGTAATAATAGCGGCCGTATAACTGTTTGGCACCAAGGTGGCGGTCATAAAAGACGGTATCGTTTGATCGACTTCAAACGTACCAAATGGGACATGTCAGCAACTGTTGAACGGATTGAATATGATCCAAACCGAACAGCTTTTATTGCGTTGATTAAATATGAAGATGGTGAATTAGCCTATATTTTAGCACCGCAACGTTTGTCAGCTGGTGATAAAGTTATTGCTGGTAATAAAGTTGACGTGAAGCCTGGCAATGCAATGCCACTTAAAAGTATGCCCGTTGGTACCATCATCCATAATATCGAGATGAAACCTGGTAAAGGCGGTCAATTGGCACGTTCAGCTGGAACTTATGCACAGCTTGCAGGTCGTGATGGTGCGAATGCGCAAATTAAACTTACTTCTGGTGAGTTGCGTTTGATTTCATCTGATTGTATTGCAAGTGTTGGCGCTGTTTCCAATCCAGACCAAAAGAACATCAACCTTGGTAAAGCTGGTCGTAGCCGTTGGCTTGGACGTCGTCCGGTTGTCCGTGGTGTTGCCATGAATCCAATTGATCACCCTCATGGTGGTGGTGAAGGTAAAACATCAGGTGGACGTCATCCAGTGACGCCATGGGGTAAATCAACTAAAGGTAAGCGTACTAGAAATAATAAGCGCACAGATGCATTTATTATTCGTAGACGTTATCAATCGTAA
- the rplD gene encoding 50S ribosomal protein L4 produces the protein MQFNLVNLKNENLGQLDLSDHIFAGPVRQDILARVVLWQLAKRRAGTHSAKNISAVTGTTKKPWKQKGTGRARQGSLRSVQFRKGAVAHGPVPRSHEHSLTKKVRQFGLRSAIASKREAGNLIIVDNLHVENHRTKEMINTLQNMGIQSALFIDGSAVNESFKSAICNIKNIDALPSIGANVYDILRREKLILTKEAVENLEARL, from the coding sequence ATGCAGTTTAATTTAGTAAATTTAAAAAACGAAAATCTTGGTCAGCTTGATTTATCTGATCATATTTTCGCGGGACCTGTAAGGCAGGACATTTTAGCCCGTGTTGTTTTATGGCAATTGGCCAAAAGACGTGCTGGGACGCATTCTGCAAAAAATATTAGCGCCGTAACGGGTACAACAAAGAAACCTTGGAAGCAAAAAGGGACTGGTCGTGCCCGTCAAGGTAGCTTAAGATCTGTACAGTTCAGAAAAGGTGCTGTTGCACATGGTCCAGTACCAAGATCGCACGAACATTCTTTAACTAAAAAGGTTAGACAGTTTGGTTTAAGAAGCGCTATCGCTTCTAAGCGTGAAGCTGGCAATTTAATTATTGTTGATAATCTTCATGTTGAAAACCATAGAACAAAAGAAATGATTAATACGCTTCAAAATATGGGTATTCAATCAGCACTCTTTATTGATGGTTCGGCCGTTAACGAATCGTTCAAATCAGCTATTTGCAATATTAAAAATATTGATGCGCTTCCATCAATTGGTGCAAATGTCTACGACATTTTACGTCGTGAAAAATTGATTTTAACGAAAGAAGCAGTAGAAAATTTAGAGGCTCGCTTATAA
- the rpsJ gene encoding 30S ribosomal protein S10 has protein sequence MENQNIRIRLKAYDHRVLDQSANEIVNTAKRTGARVCGPIPLPTHIHKFTVNRSPHIDKKSREQFEMRTHKRLLDIIEPTPQTVDALMKLELAAGVDVEIKL, from the coding sequence ATGGAAAACCAGAATATTAGAATAAGACTAAAGGCTTACGATCATCGCGTTCTTGATCAATCTGCTAACGAGATTGTCAATACGGCGAAAAGAACCGGAGCCCGCGTGTGTGGACCAATTCCATTGCCCACGCATATCCATAAGTTCACAGTCAACCGTTCACCGCACATCGACAAAAAGTCGCGTGAACAGTTCGAAATGAGAACACACAAACGATTATTGGATATAATTGAACCAACCCCTCAGACCGTTGACGCGCTCATGAAGTTAGAGCTTGCAGCTGGTGTTGATGTTGAGATTAAGCTATAG
- the rplC gene encoding 50S ribosomal protein L3: MRTGLIAEKLGMMRIFTETGEHVPVTVLKIDNCQVVNVKTKERDGYTALQLGVGAAKIKNTSKPMRGHYAIAKVEPKKHMREFRVCDDAVVAIGAQLLPSHFVVGQFVDVVGKSLGKGFAGAMKRHNFHGLRASHGVSLTHRSHGSTGNRTDPGKVFKNKKMAGQLGAERVTVQNLRVVSTDDERGLIFVKGPVPGHKGSYLYVSDAFKRQLPESAPYPAACIMPQASAQEVQQVASPVQETEQ; encoded by the coding sequence ATGCGCACCGGTCTAATTGCTGAAAAGCTAGGGATGATGCGAATATTTACAGAAACTGGTGAACATGTTCCTGTAACCGTATTAAAAATTGACAATTGTCAAGTTGTCAATGTCAAGACTAAAGAACGTGATGGATATACTGCGCTTCAACTTGGTGTTGGTGCTGCAAAGATAAAAAACACATCAAAACCAATGCGTGGTCATTACGCAATAGCTAAGGTTGAGCCAAAAAAACATATGCGCGAATTTCGTGTGTGTGATGATGCGGTTGTAGCTATCGGCGCTCAATTATTGCCATCACATTTTGTGGTTGGACAATTTGTTGATGTCGTCGGCAAAAGCCTTGGTAAGGGTTTTGCGGGTGCTATGAAGCGTCACAATTTTCATGGGCTTCGTGCATCGCATGGTGTGTCACTCACGCATCGTAGTCATGGTTCTACGGGTAATCGTACAGATCCAGGTAAAGTTTTCAAAAACAAGAAAATGGCTGGTCAATTAGGTGCCGAACGCGTTACTGTTCAAAATTTACGTGTTGTTTCAACTGACGATGAACGCGGTCTTATTTTTGTTAAAGGGCCAGTACCTGGTCATAAAGGTTCATATCTTTATGTAAGTGATGCATTCAAGCGTCAACTTCCAGAATCTGCACCTTACCCCGCAGCATGTATTATGCCTCAGGCCTCTGCTCAAGAAGTGCAACAAGTTGCATCTCCTGTGCAAGAAACCGAGCAATGA
- the rpsC gene encoding 30S ribosomal protein S3 yields MGQKVNPIGLRLGINRTWDSRWFAGKNYATYLHQDLKIREYVHAKLSQAGISRVVIERAASKARITIHSARPGVVIGRKGADIDKLRAELTKINKSEVTLNIVEVRKPELDAKLVAKNIAEQLERRVGFRRAMKKAMQASFRAGALGLRINTSGRLGGAEIARMEWYREGRVPLHTLRADIDYGEATARTTAGAVGVKVWIYRGDIMDHDPYALDKKMSDQQNTRVAL; encoded by the coding sequence ATGGGACAGAAGGTTAACCCCATTGGTTTAAGGTTAGGAATCAATAGAACTTGGGATTCAAGATGGTTTGCTGGTAAAAACTATGCAACCTATCTCCACCAAGATTTAAAGATACGTGAATATGTTCACGCTAAACTTTCACAAGCTGGTATTAGCCGCGTCGTTATTGAACGCGCTGCTAGTAAAGCAAGAATTACAATCCATTCTGCAAGACCTGGTGTTGTTATCGGTCGTAAGGGTGCTGATATTGATAAATTGCGTGCTGAGCTCACAAAAATCAATAAATCAGAAGTCACTTTAAATATCGTAGAAGTACGTAAACCTGAACTTGATGCAAAGCTTGTTGCTAAAAATATTGCAGAACAGCTTGAAAGACGTGTTGGTTTTAGACGTGCGATGAAAAAAGCAATGCAAGCTTCTTTCAGAGCGGGTGCGTTGGGTCTTCGTATTAATACAAGTGGTCGTTTAGGCGGCGCTGAAATTGCACGTATGGAATGGTATCGTGAAGGACGTGTGCCTTTACATACATTGCGCGCTGATATAGATTATGGTGAAGCAACTGCACGTACAACAGCTGGTGCTGTTGGCGTAAAAGTATGGATTTATCGTGGTGATATTATGGATCATGATCCATATGCACTCGATAAAAAAATGTCAGATCAACAAAACACTCGTGTAGCACTTTGA
- the rplP gene encoding 50S ribosomal protein L16, giving the protein MLAPKKTKFRKAHKGRIHGLAKGATTLHFGSYGMKALEPGRVTARQIESARRAITRCMKRAGKLWIRIFPDVPVSSKPAEVRMGSGKGSVEYWAARVKPGRIMFELEGVSKEVAQEALGLAGEKLAIGWKIVSRIGVEQ; this is encoded by the coding sequence ATGTTAGCGCCAAAAAAAACTAAATTTAGAAAGGCACATAAAGGTCGTATTCATGGCCTTGCGAAGGGTGCCACAACATTGCATTTTGGTTCCTATGGTATGAAAGCCCTAGAACCAGGTCGTGTAACAGCGCGTCAAATCGAGTCAGCTCGACGTGCGATTACACGTTGTATGAAACGTGCAGGGAAACTCTGGATACGCATTTTCCCTGATGTTCCTGTATCAAGTAAACCAGCTGAAGTTCGTATGGGTAGTGGAAAAGGTTCTGTGGAATATTGGGCCGCCCGTGTGAAGCCAGGTCGAATAATGTTTGAACTTGAAGGGGTCTCGAAAGAGGTTGCTCAAGAAGCATTGGGATTAGCCGGGGAAAAACTCGCTATTGGCTGGAAAATCGTATCACGCATCGGAGTTGAGCAGTAG
- a CDS encoding 50S ribosomal protein L23: MKRGWGCYQPKKPISDEKIYQTITRPIVTEKTTTIGQFGQIVFEVPLTATKEDVKQAVEKIFKVKVERVNTLIRKGKTKIFKGRRGQRSDMKKAIVTVKEGQFIDVTAGV; this comes from the coding sequence ATGAAACGTGGATGGGGTTGTTATCAACCGAAAAAACCAATTTCTGATGAAAAGATTTATCAGACAATTACACGTCCGATCGTAACAGAAAAGACAACAACTATTGGTCAGTTTGGACAAATAGTATTTGAAGTGCCTTTAACTGCGACGAAAGAAGACGTTAAGCAAGCTGTTGAAAAAATTTTCAAAGTTAAGGTTGAGCGCGTAAATACGCTTATCCGTAAAGGAAAGACAAAAATCTTCAAAGGTAGACGTGGCCAACGATCTGATATGAAAAAAGCCATTGTCACTGTTAAAGAAGGTCAATTTATTGATGTGACGGCTGGGGTCTAA
- the rplV gene encoding 50S ribosomal protein L22: MSRIAHLENEAVAVRDNIRTSTRKLDMVAALIRGMRAADALTTLTFCKKRVAIEVKKALKSAIANAENNNSLDVDSLYVQEAYVGKGIKMRRFRPQAKGRAAPIIKMFSRLTIIVAERELN, translated from the coding sequence ATGTCACGTATTGCACATCTTGAAAACGAAGCTGTTGCTGTTCGTGATAATATTCGCACAAGCACGCGTAAATTAGACATGGTTGCAGCCCTTATTCGGGGCATGCGCGCCGCTGATGCTCTAACAACTCTCACTTTTTGTAAAAAAAGAGTTGCAATAGAAGTGAAAAAGGCGTTAAAATCTGCGATTGCCAATGCAGAAAATAATAACTCCTTGGACGTTGATAGTCTCTATGTTCAGGAAGCTTATGTTGGTAAAGGCATTAAGATGCGTCGTTTTAGGCCACAAGCCAAAGGACGTGCCGCACCGATTATTAAAATGTTTAGTCGATTGACCATCATTGTTGCAGAAAGGGAGCTTAATTAA
- the rplN gene encoding 50S ribosomal protein L14 — translation MIQVESRLQVADNSGAREVQCIKVLGGTGRRTASVGDVIVVAVKDAIPRGKVKKGDVQRAVIVRTVKAVRRIDGSYIRFDRNAAVLINKAGDPIGTRIFGPVTRELRSKGYMKIISLAPEVL, via the coding sequence ATGATACAGGTTGAATCAAGATTGCAAGTTGCCGACAACTCAGGTGCCCGCGAAGTGCAATGTATTAAAGTTTTAGGTGGCACAGGCAGGCGCACAGCGTCGGTTGGTGATGTCATCGTGGTTGCTGTGAAGGATGCAATTCCCCGCGGTAAAGTTAAAAAAGGTGACGTACAACGTGCTGTCATCGTGCGTACGGTTAAAGCTGTGCGTCGTATTGATGGTAGTTATATTCGATTTGATCGTAATGCAGCTGTCCTTATCAATAAAGCAGGTGATCCAATAGGCACACGTATTTTTGGACCTGTTACACGTGAGTTAAGAAGTAAGGGTTATATGAAAATTATTTCTCTTGCGCCAGAGGTGCTATAA
- the rpmC gene encoding 50S ribosomal protein L29 produces MKATELRLKENAQLKEDLVQLRKEQLSLRFQRANGKLKNTARFKIIRRDIARLKTVMTETLQTTN; encoded by the coding sequence ATGAAAGCTACAGAATTACGACTAAAAGAGAATGCTCAATTGAAAGAAGATTTAGTTCAGTTACGTAAAGAACAATTAAGTCTTCGTTTTCAAAGAGCAAACGGCAAGCTAAAAAACACAGCACGTTTTAAAATTATAAGACGTGATATAGCTCGGTTAAAGACTGTGATGACTGAAACATTACAAACAACGAATTAA
- the rpsQ gene encoding 30S ribosomal protein S17, whose amino-acid sequence MPRRVLQGVVVSDKCNKTVTVKIERMYKHPIYKKFIKRSKKYAAHDELNQFKIGDLIKIIETRPLSKSKRWEVVIENN is encoded by the coding sequence ATGCCAAGACGTGTATTACAAGGGGTTGTTGTTTCAGACAAATGTAACAAGACAGTAACCGTAAAAATTGAACGTATGTATAAGCATCCTATTTATAAGAAGTTTATTAAACGTTCGAAAAAATATGCCGCCCATGATGAGCTAAACCAGTTCAAAATTGGTGATCTCATAAAAATTATTGAAACACGGCCCTTATCTAAATCGAAAAGATGGGAAGTCGTTATTGAAAATAATTAG